Proteins encoded together in one Variovorax paradoxus EPS window:
- a CDS encoding transglycosylase SLT domain-containing protein, protein MKFIAATCLAGSLVLAGCAAPTDNNSSSSTSPKIGTTAGGTGSKVAGSAAPVYPRDALSPLSSGEAHSQSVVTLAPPTDMWDRIRRGFKMPNLESDLVRDREQWYASRPDYIQRMTERSNKYMFHIVEELERRNMPTELALLPYIESAFNPQAVSSARAAGMWQFMPATGTDFDLKQNIFRDDRRDVLASTRAALDYLQKLYGMFGDWQLALAAYNWGEGSVSRAIAKNQRAGLPTTYSDLNMPAETRLYVPKLQAVKNIVANPQAFNAELPLIANHPYFQTVTLTRDLDVELAAKLADVRIEDFRALNPAAHKPVLIAAGTPQILLPWDNAAVFQRNFDAYSQGQYASWTAWVVPNTMTVADAAQRSGMSESDLRAMNNVPPRMLIKAGSTLIVPRGARVKEDVAAVVADGGHLSFQPEIVNRRTTVKAGRNDSVASIARRYKLAPSNVAEWNDVKPNHAFKRGYSVVVYLPVRAAPAARVGAGVAVARGHAAASSKRSSAPAQANTARGKNVVKVPAGKQVVREKRGGTPSKKKR, encoded by the coding sequence ATGAAATTTATCGCTGCCACCTGCCTTGCAGGTTCACTGGTGCTCGCAGGCTGCGCGGCACCGACCGACAACAACTCCTCATCCAGCACTTCCCCCAAGATCGGCACCACGGCCGGCGGCACCGGCTCCAAGGTCGCCGGCAGCGCCGCCCCCGTCTACCCGCGTGACGCCCTCTCGCCCCTCTCCAGCGGCGAGGCCCACTCGCAGAGCGTGGTCACGCTGGCCCCGCCGACCGACATGTGGGACCGCATCCGCCGCGGCTTCAAGATGCCCAACCTCGAGAGCGACCTCGTGCGCGACCGCGAGCAGTGGTACGCCAGTCGGCCCGACTACATCCAGCGCATGACCGAGCGCTCGAACAAGTACATGTTCCACATCGTCGAGGAACTCGAGCGGCGCAACATGCCGACCGAACTCGCGCTGCTGCCGTACATCGAGAGCGCGTTCAACCCGCAGGCCGTCTCCAGTGCACGCGCAGCGGGCATGTGGCAGTTCATGCCGGCCACCGGCACCGACTTCGACCTGAAGCAGAACATCTTCCGCGACGACCGCCGCGACGTGCTGGCCTCCACCCGCGCCGCGCTCGACTACCTGCAGAAGCTCTACGGCATGTTCGGCGACTGGCAGCTCGCGCTGGCCGCCTACAACTGGGGCGAAGGCAGCGTGAGCCGCGCCATCGCCAAAAACCAGCGCGCCGGCCTGCCCACCACCTACAGCGACCTCAACATGCCGGCCGAGACGCGGCTGTACGTGCCCAAGCTGCAGGCGGTGAAGAACATCGTGGCCAATCCGCAGGCCTTCAACGCCGAGCTGCCGCTGATCGCCAACCACCCGTACTTCCAGACCGTCACGCTCACGCGCGACCTGGACGTCGAACTGGCGGCAAAGCTGGCCGACGTGCGCATCGAGGACTTCCGCGCGCTCAATCCCGCCGCGCACAAGCCGGTGCTGATCGCCGCGGGCACGCCGCAGATCCTGCTGCCCTGGGACAACGCGGCCGTGTTCCAGCGCAACTTCGACGCCTACTCGCAAGGCCAGTACGCGAGCTGGACCGCCTGGGTCGTGCCCAACACCATGACGGTGGCCGACGCCGCCCAGCGCTCGGGCATGAGCGAGAGCGACCTGCGCGCGATGAACAACGTGCCGCCGCGCATGCTCATCAAGGCCGGCTCCACGCTCATCGTGCCGCGCGGCGCCCGCGTCAAGGAAGACGTGGCGGCCGTGGTGGCCGATGGCGGCCACCTGAGCTTCCAGCCCGAAATCGTCAACCGCCGCACCACCGTGAAGGCCGGCCGCAACGACAGCGTGGCGAGCATCGCCCGCCGCTACAAGCTCGCGCCCTCCAACGTGGCCGAGTGGAACGACGTGAAGCCCAACCACGCATTCAAGCGCGGCTACAGCGTCGTGGTGTACCTGCCGGTGCGCGCGGCACCGGCCGCTCGGGTCGGCGCCGGCGTGGCGGTGGCGCGCGGCCATGCCGCGGCGTCCTCGAAGCGCAGCAGCGCACCTGCTCAAGCCAACACGGCCCGCGGCAAGAACGTCGTGAAGGTGCCGGCCGGCAAGCAGGTCGTGCGCGAGAAACGCGGCGGCACGCCGTCGAAAAAGAAGCGCTGA
- a CDS encoding monovalent cation:proton antiporter-2 (CPA2) family protein, which yields MAVEGSAGDLVKVVTLLGAAVVAVPLFKRLGLGSVLGYLAAGLAIGPFGFGLFTDPQTILHTAELGVVMFLFVIGLEMRPSHLWSMRRDIFGLGSLQVVVCGILLTGVGMAFGFPLAVSFVCAMGFVLTSTAIVMQLLGERGDIAAPRGQKIVAVLLFEDLLIVPLLAIVAFIAPVDPAQQAIAPSRWIGVGIAAGALAALVAAGVWLLNPLFRILANSKAREVMTAAALLVVLGAALLMQLGGLSMAMGAFLAGVLLSESTFRHQLEADIEPFRGLLLGLFFIGVGMSLDLAVVAQNWQLIVAGVVSMMVVKALCIYGVARLAKSSPADALDRAVLMAQGGEFAFVLFSAALGAKVISPTVNANMTAVVVLSMALTPLAVLAHRRFAPASAASMEGVEKAEGLAGNVLVIGFGRFGQIAIQGALARGASISIIDTDTQVIRDAAEFGFKVYYGDGSRADVLHAAGAHSARVVMVCVDDKAATTRIVELLKAEFPHAQLLVRSYDREHMLEIGKLDVEFQIRETFESAMVFGRQGVLALGASGTEADEVIGELRRRDAERVVLEMAGGIFAGRALVQVNTEAHGKGT from the coding sequence ATGGCTGTTGAAGGAAGCGCGGGCGATCTCGTCAAGGTCGTCACGCTGTTGGGAGCCGCGGTCGTCGCCGTTCCCCTGTTCAAGCGGCTGGGCCTCGGCTCGGTCCTGGGTTACCTGGCCGCAGGGCTGGCCATCGGCCCGTTCGGCTTCGGGCTTTTCACCGATCCGCAGACGATCCTTCACACCGCCGAACTCGGCGTCGTGATGTTCCTGTTCGTGATCGGGCTGGAGATGCGGCCCTCGCACCTCTGGAGCATGCGCCGCGACATCTTCGGCCTCGGCAGCCTGCAGGTGGTGGTGTGCGGCATCCTGCTCACCGGCGTCGGCATGGCCTTCGGCTTTCCGCTGGCCGTGTCGTTCGTCTGCGCGATGGGCTTCGTGCTCACCTCCACCGCCATCGTGATGCAACTGCTGGGCGAGCGCGGCGACATTGCCGCGCCGCGGGGGCAGAAGATCGTCGCGGTCCTGCTCTTCGAAGACCTCTTGATCGTGCCGCTCCTGGCCATCGTCGCCTTCATCGCGCCGGTGGATCCGGCGCAGCAGGCCATCGCGCCCTCGCGCTGGATCGGCGTCGGCATCGCCGCGGGCGCGCTTGCCGCGCTGGTGGCTGCCGGCGTGTGGCTGCTCAATCCGCTGTTCCGCATCCTGGCCAACTCCAAGGCGCGCGAGGTCATGACGGCCGCGGCGCTGCTGGTGGTGCTGGGCGCCGCACTGCTGATGCAGTTGGGTGGCCTTTCGATGGCCATGGGCGCATTCCTCGCGGGCGTGCTGCTGTCGGAATCGACCTTCCGCCATCAGCTCGAGGCCGACATCGAACCCTTCCGCGGCCTGCTGCTGGGCCTGTTCTTCATCGGTGTGGGCATGTCGCTCGACCTCGCGGTGGTGGCGCAGAACTGGCAGCTCATCGTGGCCGGCGTGGTGTCGATGATGGTGGTGAAGGCGCTGTGCATCTACGGCGTGGCGCGGCTCGCCAAGAGCTCGCCCGCCGACGCGCTCGACCGCGCGGTGCTGATGGCGCAGGGCGGCGAGTTCGCGTTCGTGCTGTTTTCCGCCGCGCTGGGCGCCAAGGTGATCAGCCCGACGGTCAACGCCAACATGACCGCGGTGGTGGTGCTGTCGATGGCGCTCACGCCGCTCGCGGTGCTCGCGCACCGCCGCTTCGCGCCGGCCTCGGCCGCCTCGATGGAGGGCGTCGAGAAGGCCGAGGGGCTGGCCGGCAACGTGCTGGTCATCGGATTCGGCCGTTTCGGCCAGATCGCGATACAGGGCGCGCTCGCGCGCGGCGCCTCGATCTCGATCATCGACACCGACACCCAAGTCATCCGCGACGCCGCCGAATTCGGCTTCAAGGTGTATTACGGCGACGGCTCGCGCGCCGACGTGCTGCACGCCGCCGGTGCGCACAGCGCGCGCGTCGTCATGGTGTGCGTGGACGACAAGGCCGCGACCACGCGCATCGTCGAGCTGCTGAAGGCCGAGTTCCCGCATGCGCAGTTGCTGGTCCGCTCCTACGACCGCGAGCACATGCTGGAGATCGGCAAGCTCGACGTCGAGTTCCAGATCCGCGAAACCTTCGAATCGGCGATGGTCTTCGGCCGCCAGGGTGTGCTGGCACTCGGCGCCTCCGGCACCGAGGCCGACGAGGTCATCGGCGAACTGCGGCGGCGCGATGCGGAGCGCGTCGTGCTGGAGATGGCGGGCGGCATCTTCGCGGGCCGCGCGCTGGTGCAGGTGAACACGGAAGCCCACGGCAAGGGCACCTGA
- a CDS encoding class I SAM-dependent methyltransferase — MSGQIIGLQDWFATPPGRYLLAWEQAQFDQAVADVFGYHALQLGAPEVEGLRTNRMPHRWLALSDPMRPAKATLLTDFTALPFAANSLDLVVMPHALELSPDPHATLREVERVLVPEGRVVICGLNPASLWGMRQRRAHLYRKLGVGDLYLPEGGEFIGYWRMRDWLRLLSFEVESGRFGIYRPAVRSDAWLERCRWMDKAGERWWPIFGAAYFLVAVKRVRGMRLLSADWRRAAARATAPVSIAGKVHRHQRDQTD, encoded by the coding sequence ATGAGCGGTCAAATTATAGGTTTGCAGGATTGGTTCGCGACCCCCCCGGGACGCTACCTCCTCGCGTGGGAGCAGGCCCAGTTCGACCAGGCGGTGGCCGATGTGTTCGGCTATCACGCGCTGCAGCTGGGCGCACCCGAAGTCGAGGGCCTGCGCACCAACCGCATGCCGCACCGCTGGCTGGCGCTGAGCGATCCGATGCGCCCGGCCAAGGCCACGCTGCTGACCGACTTCACGGCGCTGCCGTTCGCGGCCAACAGCCTCGATCTCGTGGTGATGCCGCATGCGCTGGAGCTCAGTCCCGATCCGCACGCCACGTTGCGCGAGGTCGAGCGGGTGCTGGTGCCCGAGGGCCGCGTAGTGATCTGCGGGCTCAATCCGGCCAGCCTCTGGGGCATGCGCCAGCGGCGCGCGCACCTGTACCGCAAGCTCGGCGTCGGCGATCTCTACCTGCCCGAAGGCGGGGAGTTCATCGGCTACTGGCGCATGCGCGACTGGCTGCGGCTCCTGAGCTTCGAGGTGGAATCGGGGCGCTTCGGCATCTACCGGCCTGCGGTGCGCAGCGACGCCTGGCTCGAGCGTTGCCGCTGGATGGACAAGGCCGGCGAGCGCTGGTGGCCGATCTTCGGGGCGGCGTATTTCCTGGTGGCGGTCAAGCGGGTGCGCGGCATGCGCCTCCTGAGCGCGGACTGGCGCCGCGCCGCGGCACGCGCCACGGCGCCGGTGTCGATCGCGGGCAAGGTGCATCGGCACCAGCGGGATCAAACGGATTGA
- the gloB gene encoding hydroxyacylglutathione hydrolase, translated as MTLVPLPAFADNYIWMLHDGSSAIVVDPGDAQPVFDALAHHKLQLAAILVTHHHADHTGGVAALHAATGAPVHGPARERIPEPFMPYVQADIAQALGLRFEVIDVPGHTAGHIAYFLPAAEDSEPLLFCGDTLFSGGCGRLFEGTPAQMLASLDALAALPDDTRVCCAHEYTLANLRFARAVEPGNADLTHYNARCESLRAQGQPTLPSQLATERLINPFLRSREATVLRAVRAHAELSANAAEADVFAALRQWKNDFR; from the coding sequence ATGACCCTCGTTCCGCTGCCCGCCTTCGCTGACAACTACATCTGGATGCTGCACGACGGGTCCAGCGCCATCGTCGTGGATCCGGGCGACGCCCAACCGGTGTTCGATGCGCTGGCGCACCACAAGCTGCAGCTGGCCGCGATTCTAGTCACGCACCACCACGCCGATCACACGGGCGGCGTGGCCGCGCTGCATGCCGCCACGGGTGCGCCGGTGCACGGCCCCGCCCGCGAGCGCATTCCCGAGCCCTTCATGCCGTACGTGCAAGCCGACATCGCCCAAGCGCTCGGCCTTCGCTTCGAAGTGATCGATGTGCCGGGCCACACGGCCGGCCACATCGCCTACTTCCTTCCGGCTGCAGAAGACAGCGAGCCATTGCTCTTTTGCGGCGACACGCTCTTCTCGGGCGGCTGCGGTCGCCTCTTCGAAGGCACGCCCGCGCAGATGCTGGCCTCGCTCGACGCACTCGCCGCACTGCCCGACGACACGCGCGTGTGCTGTGCCCACGAATACACACTTGCTAACCTGCGTTTCGCTCGCGCGGTGGAACCGGGCAACGCCGATCTGACTCACTACAACGCGCGTTGCGAAAGCCTGCGCGCACAGGGGCAGCCCACGCTGCCCTCGCAGTTGGCGACCGAACGCCTGATCAACCCCTTTCTTCGCAGCCGCGAAGCCACTGTCCTTCGAGCGGTGCGCGCGCACGCCGAGCTTTCCGCCAACGCGGCCGAAGCCGATGTGTTCGCCGCACTGCGCCAATGGAAAAACGACTTCCGATGA
- the rnhA gene encoding ribonuclease HI, translating to MNEVVIYTDGACKGNPGPGGWGAWLKSGATEKELFGGELNTTNNRMELTAVIEGLAALKRPCKVLLYLDSQYVRKGITEWIRGWKAKGWMTASKQPVKNVELWQRLDKLVAEGGHTIEWRWVKGHSGDPGNERADMLANKGVDKALGRI from the coding sequence TTGAACGAAGTCGTGATCTACACCGATGGTGCATGCAAGGGCAACCCCGGACCCGGGGGCTGGGGCGCGTGGCTCAAGTCGGGCGCCACCGAAAAGGAACTGTTCGGCGGCGAACTCAACACCACCAACAACCGCATGGAGCTGACCGCGGTCATCGAGGGTTTGGCCGCGCTCAAGCGCCCGTGCAAGGTGCTGCTCTACCTGGACAGCCAGTACGTGCGCAAGGGCATCACCGAGTGGATCCGCGGCTGGAAGGCCAAGGGCTGGATGACCGCCAGCAAGCAGCCGGTGAAGAACGTCGAGCTCTGGCAGCGGCTGGACAAGCTGGTGGCCGAGGGCGGCCACACGATCGAATGGCGCTGGGTCAAGGGCCACTCGGGCGACCCTGGCAACGAACGCGCCGACATGCTCGCCAACAAGGGCGTGGACAAAGCGCTGGGGCGGATCTGA